The Microtus pennsylvanicus isolate mMicPen1 chromosome 19, mMicPen1.hap1, whole genome shotgun sequence genome includes a region encoding these proteins:
- the LOC142838385 gene encoding prolactin-inducible protein homolog, which yields MPSLQVLYQPRAVMHFLIVCLILETAHGRIIWRNLLSLNMKISPMNNANQFEVKLSVTNNENKCMAVRASTKDNSYITYLSTHATYTSCICTTDDFFWKIQVSANAVIQGKAEVVPAKGICPDLENVFPTTGYIGTITHEIILTP from the exons ATGCCTTCTCTTCAAGTTCTCTACCAGCCCAGGGCTGTTATGCATTTCCTGATTGTGTGCTTAATTCTGGAGACTGCCCATGGCCGGATCATTTG GCGCAATCTACTTTCACTAAACATGAAAATTTCTCCAATGAACAATGCAAATCAATTTGAAGTGAAACTCTCAGTtacaaacaatgaaaataaatgtatggCG GTAAGAGCCAGTACTAAGGACAATTCATACATCACGTACCTTAGTACTCATGCAACATACACGTCTTGCATATGTACCACAGACGACTTCTTCTGGAAAATACAAGTCTCTG CAAATGCTGTCATACAAGGGAAGGCAGAAGTTGTGCCAGCTAAGGGCATATGTCCTGACCTGGAGAACGTATTTCCAACAACTGGATACATAGGGACTATTACACATGAAATCATTTTAACACCATAA